The sequence below is a genomic window from Euwallacea similis isolate ESF13 chromosome 1, ESF131.1, whole genome shotgun sequence.
ttaaacaatcaGTATCGCTAATCCAACATGAGAATATTGGAATACACgtttatacaatttttgaaaactaccCCGTACAAAACTCAAGCCCTTATTCATCACTCCCCTCGTATCTCGACTATCGATCGTTTTGGGTCTGTGTCACATCTGCCCTCATTTTCTAACCTTTAGGAACAATGTCatgacaaaaataatcaaaattttcctttcttaTGGTACTGTAAATATGTGATATCTACCTCACTAAAATGTGTAAGATATGGTGGATTTTAAACTACTCTTGTATCCTCAAATTGTGCGAAATTCCTATATTTTGAGAAGAAGAGGTGTATCAAAGCTTAACCAGTCCATTAGCTGCAACTTGGGTAATGTCACGGATCACTGTTCTTGCAAAGGATGCCAGGTCATCGAGTTTAACGATGGCCTAGATGTGACTGATTACAATACGTAAGTTTTTCTTAAAGTCtatgtaaaaaaactcacgaatttaaacaaatccaCAGTGTTGCAATAGAGTACTGAATATCACGCTTAATATcggaataattaataaaagaactTCAACCGACATCTGGAgaactttatttcttaacAGCATCAATTTATATTCCTGATATTAATATTCCTTTCCTCGGTTATTACTAAAGTTTTGTATCGACGCAAATTTTACACTAACATGaccaatttcattttatagtGCCCAGATCAAGAAACGCCACGTTCTAGGGAGTGTCGCTCTGCTGATCATAATAGCATTGATCATCGGGATCTATTATGCGGGTGCCTTTGGAAGATCTAAGGGATCAGAAGATGATGTGCATCTTACTCCTGCAAATCCTACCAAGCCTCTTCCTCCTTCGAACTCGGTTTTACGAGTTTTCAAACGAGCTGCCGTATGTGCCGATTCAGTTGTGTGTGCACAAGTTGGAAAGTGAGTGGGTACCAACGGTACTACTGGGTGGCGCCTTTTGATTGATTTATGGGGTCTAGGCTAGGGACCACCAAACTATGACCCGCGGGCCAAACCCGGCCCTTGACACTTgtccaaacaaaataattcacaaaTATTCATCGTATATATTTATGCCACATAAAAATCAGGGGTTTACTAAGTTGCTATCAAGGCTATCAGCATCAATGCATTGAAATAGTCAAtgtgacaaaaataaatgaatatacGTCAAAACGTGGCTTATTAGATTCTTTTTTTGCCCTAGGACAccgattccaaaattcgcagCGGTTACCTCACAATACCGATTTTAGTGTCATCTTGCATCGACCAAAATTTCCGAATTTTCCTATATAAACggaaaattttagacataattCACTTTACATCAACTGGcctcaaaatttaatgagaaatttgaaaatgattaaaaattacagggttcgatttaaaataaagaagttgGTAGTTACTTTCGGTATATCCGGGAGTGccgtcattttgaaaatattttacttggattCAAAATGGTCGGTTTTGGCCTGAAACTAAATTTCACTGGGCTACGATAGTGGGAAGTCAAAAATTGTCTAATAAACGTATTGCGTAGTCAATCCTGTAtatcttcataaataataaaaaatcaacaagttcttttattaatattattttcgtaTACACTATATTCGGCCTGCCAGTTTTATAATATTCACATATGGCCCTGTTTCTGAAAAGTTTGGAGCCCCTGGTTTAGACAAAACACCAATAGACATATGGAATTTGACTGCATGCACATTCTCAAGCCCGATTtccaagtaaaattttatggtGTGATAGTTTTGTAACAAAGTTTATTCGTTTTTGATGTATGAGGTGCCTGAAAAATCTCGGTTCCTATAGAAGGTAGAGCAAAAGTTtcaatggaaatattttagtaattttaggTTACAGGTTTGAATTCAggaacactcaaaatgtttgaATCGTTAGGGGTTTTTAAGTTTCGATATAAagttctatttttcaaaggaaGACATCTTCTATATTGCTGATTCATTGAATAGGCTTCTTTTAGCTGATtctattatgaaaattttatatatttatctcTAATAGTttctgcaaaaaatatatttttaatgaataatacacagggtgttgcattaaaaatatttaggtttCTATAAGAACTGAAAAcccgatatttaaaaatatatatatgagTACACTATTGAATTGTAACCTAAAatgtctgaaatatttctatttcaaCTTTTGCTCTATCTTTCGTAATAGCCAAGATATGTTGCTATGCccaaatggaatttttttcgaaaatgccctgtatatcgaaagtTAGCAGTGGACCAATCATACCATAAAGTGTCACTTCGAAATCGGATTCGAGAATGCGCAGTAGGATTTCATCTGTCCATTACCATTTTACCTAGTCTCTATAATTCCATGCAAATGGTGCCCCCCTGtacgtaattaaaatttcatataatgTTTTTCTGGACTAGTAAAattattagcattttaaaaaagatcAGCATCACACACACTGCATACTAAAGATATAGAAGTTCTTAAACAATGGGGAACTTTATGGGTCAGTTAACCATATCTGACACCTTGTTTCAGGGAGTGACTGTCGCCTTGTTGCCATTtactgaacaaaaatgttcaattttatttaacctCTTTTTTACAACCTCTTGATGCTTCGCAGTTGTCTCGGAGTCAGATTTTTGCACGGGCTCCGCAAATTCATTTGATATTATCATAATTCAGTTCAAAATTTCgtgttaaatattaagtaattaacaattattgatgGAAACATTCACTAAACATAAAAAGTCTCATTAGAATTGAATAGCAGCAGCTTAACCCCAAAGTATAACTGACACAATTTCTATTGGTTTCCCTCATGACACTTATGGAAAAGACTAGAGAAATCTTCATACTATGTAGATATGTTTCTAATCGGGTTGAAAGATATGTTGTTGCCGGCTAAGTTATGTGGTGGTACAAAAGTAGAAATAACCAACAAGGAGACGAAATTGAGATacaatttcattcaatttaCTCAATCGCTAATCAGACATTTCAAATATGGTGCTTGAAACAACGGAGGTAAAAATCCACTTAATAAAGTTAACGATCGTAACAGATAAAAGTGACAATATTTGCCACATGAGCATTTGAAATATGCATCAAATTAGCATTACAAAGTGTAAGTTTAAGagctgaaaataaacaaatagagAACAAAAAATGACAGGAATCTCTATGCGTTCTAATTCACGTATGTACAtataaggatgaacagcatgaaGATCTCAGAACCGGTAAACGATATAAAAtcgcttaaattaggaaaaagttgcggaatttaaagcaaattaatgatgtgttATTACACCGGTAAAATTTCGAATAGTTACGAAGATGTCtggaaaaaagcaaatttgacggttttcgttttttgcaaataactcttatatgGTTACAGTTAGAGGAATGaatgttttacgttattaagacactttttcaATAACTTCTTAGCAGTGTTACCACTTTCCTTGTCAAGTTCTTACTTTTGGAGATAAACtgttatatttttgagttTCATATAGAAAcaatatcgaatatttatatttttaaaatcgtcataaaattaccttttcagCCAcgtattacatttaatatttttctatgaGTTATTaccattaaaacattttttgataagtcagcTATAATTTTGATCTATGGCAATGgtacacaataaataaataaatactataGAAAcgcgaaaaatattttaaagttgtaaaatcttaattaaatttatttggtatGTGCATAACTATGTTTACTTATGCATATTCCTGAAATCAGcataaaataaggaaaaaatgaattaaattatgtttttaaattgcgcaagtttttcctaatttaagcgaTTCTATATCTATTACCCTTTCCGAGATGCTCATGTTGtgcatccttatctgggacagactgtatattcaaaataacttaaataaatagaatgaagaacaaaataaaaatatttttgttatatttttattcgcCATAAAAAAGGAGGGCAGATATCCGCGCATGAGTGATTagatattacaaaaatattaataaattaatattatgaaaACGCGTGGGGATAAATAAATCTGCTTATCCAGCATAACATGAAGTATTTGATGTTATGTTGGAGTACTTTGATCCGGCAACAATGTTTTCGATAATTTCCGAGCAACCTCGTTCGAGTATAAAAACAGCGACAACCTGCGCTTTCTCACATTCTCATAAGAACCGTCACGTCAATACAAAACGTTCCGTTGATTTCGTTTCCTATACAAATTTGAACTGGCATATCGTGCGTCGAACACTACAGCGCAAATTCTCAAgtcgaattaaaaataaataagtaattcaACTCCCAGTGCAATGCACCAGAAGCAAATTAAGATGTCACCCGAAGCCGAAAGCCATTTCGATGAGTACGAACATTATAATTTTGCCTACGACAAGCACATTTATGGAGGCCACAGTGGAAAGCAACGAACAAAGAAAGAGGCCGAATCTCACACCAACCATTTCGATCCCAGTGGACATTCTAGGAAGATCGTGCAGAAATTGATGAACACTGAGGCTAACAAAAAGGTCAAAGCCTGAAGTGCAGTGAGTGCTGCGATTTTTGCACAGTTTCTTCTTAACAAAGACGAATTTTCTTGGCTGTTATTCATCTGGActgtgatttttatttatcggaTCGGACATTGCGCAGTTTTCATGCACTAGATAGTGGCGAATTCAAGTTCACCTCGATCAACAAGGCCACCGAACAACCGAACATCGATTTCCACGGCCAAGACGCACACTTCGACGTTAGAAGTGAAACAAAAGTAGAGGTGGTATTTGCCCGCATGAATTTCTGTGCTAAATACCTATAAATACCTTTTGAGTTATTACTGTAATAGCGAATGAACTATTACCGAGTCgtataatacattttctttttatacaCTGTGATGGTCTAACACATGTGTTAAATAAATGTGATTAAacgtatatatattttttttgtgtattttttgtttattacgTAAGAATGCGCCAAGGTGTCGATGAACAATATACTCCCACCCATCATAAGCAAAGATAAATGTCGCTTCAcggttattgttgaataacCGTGAAgagaatacaaaatttcatggGCAGCTGCCAGTCGTTTTGAAAacggttttaaaattttttattattgagttattttcggaaaattggtcaaattttgaaaaaatactggaaattctccaatttaaaatatttttcgggTCCATATCGCTTTAAGCCACTAGAGATTTaaggtttgttttttttaatgatttatttgatgTTGCAATACgtgattttttacaaaaaaaatgcggATTTTAGacttattgcaaaaaaaattttttttctttcgctATTTAGTGCTATTTTTCGAGTTTAGCCTTTACTTTCAATAGATAAAGTGTCCTTCGGGATCGTGGAGTGAAttggggtgctgggtgggataaaacaaaacaaaaaggagttgacctgaactaacctgcaCTAACACCCCAATTCACTCCGCGGTCCTGAAGACCACTACCTAGTGGAAATAAATGCTATACTCGAAAAATAGCACAAAATagcaaaagaaattttttttttgccataaaagtttaaaatccgcatttttttgtaaagaatCATGTATTAGAACATCaataagttattaaaaaaaaaaaaaaacttaaatctcTAATGGCTTAAAGTGATATGTCacctatttttcaaataagtaaaaacattGTTACGACCTTTTGGGTTTTGAGATATCatcaagtttttgtttttttatagcCGCCATATTGTTTTCTAATCCAGatgaaaagaactttttttgcCTTCCTAATGGTGTATTACACTGTAcagaaatatttgagtttcattgcaaaacaaaaattagtgTTTTCTTAGGAGACCATGGCTTCGGCAGTCTTTGCGATACAAAGTAATTGCTCTTACCTTTGACAGcatacaaaataattacacatttgtcaaaattagctctaatctttttttaaattttaatcaataatGCAAAAACGAC
It includes:
- the LOC136414160 gene encoding nuclear protein 1, with translation MHQKQIKMSPEAESHFDEYEHYNFAYDKHIYGGHSGKQRTKKEAESHTNHFDPSGHSRKIVQKLMNTEANKKVKA